In Acaryochloris marina S15, a single genomic region encodes these proteins:
- a CDS encoding uracil-xanthine permease family protein — MNPSLPQPVDSSSSYSFRLQDMLLGAQMLFIAFGALVLVPILAGLDPNVALFTAGIGTLVFQLITKGKVPAFLASSFAFIAPITAGIQQFGLAATMSGLAAAGLLYMLLSLLVLWRGPDPILKVLPPIVTGPVIMVIGLSLAPIAIQMASEAGSNYGVGTAQFLAALALFTTIVAALLARGTFQLVPILMGISVGYVGALLLGIVDFAPVLAAPWFMLPHFTSPTLHWPAIAFFIPVAIAPAIEHIGDILVISSVTGDPLLRDPGLHRTLLGDGVATSIAAMLGGPPNTTYSEVTGAVALTRAFNPGIMTWAALIAVMLSFSGKLGALLRTIPPPVMGGVLVVLFGTIVVVGINSLVQSGSNLLQSRNMIIVGVILVLGAGNMSLAIGQFSLEGIGLSSLMGVLLNSALPNPSPGE; from the coding sequence ATGAACCCCAGCCTTCCTCAGCCGGTCGATTCATCCTCTTCCTACTCCTTTCGTCTCCAGGATATGCTCCTGGGCGCGCAAATGCTGTTTATTGCCTTTGGGGCGTTGGTCTTAGTCCCCATCCTGGCAGGCTTAGATCCCAATGTGGCTTTATTTACGGCGGGTATAGGAACCCTGGTCTTTCAACTGATTACCAAAGGGAAGGTCCCTGCTTTTTTGGCCTCTTCCTTTGCCTTTATTGCGCCGATTACAGCTGGTATTCAGCAGTTTGGCTTGGCTGCAACGATGTCGGGTTTGGCAGCGGCTGGATTGTTGTACATGCTTTTGAGCTTGTTGGTTTTGTGGCGGGGCCCAGACCCGATCTTAAAAGTGCTACCACCCATCGTGACAGGGCCTGTGATCATGGTGATTGGCCTTTCTTTGGCACCCATTGCCATTCAAATGGCGTCCGAGGCAGGCTCTAATTATGGTGTGGGAACGGCACAGTTCCTGGCTGCTTTGGCATTATTTACAACGATTGTAGCGGCTCTGTTGGCCCGAGGAACGTTTCAATTGGTGCCGATTTTGATGGGGATTAGTGTGGGATATGTCGGTGCTCTGCTGTTAGGAATTGTTGATTTCGCCCCGGTTTTGGCGGCTCCTTGGTTTATGTTGCCTCACTTTACCTCACCGACTCTGCATTGGCCTGCGATCGCATTCTTCATCCCCGTTGCCATTGCCCCGGCCATCGAACATATTGGCGATATTCTCGTGATTAGCTCAGTCACCGGCGACCCTTTACTGCGTGACCCAGGATTACACCGCACCTTATTGGGGGATGGTGTAGCCACCTCCATCGCAGCGATGTTGGGGGGCCCTCCCAATACCACCTACTCAGAAGTAACCGGTGCAGTCGCTCTGACCCGCGCCTTTAACCCTGGCATTATGACTTGGGCAGCCCTCATTGCCGTTATGCTGTCCTTCTCCGGTAAATTAGGCGCTTTGTTGAGGACCATTCCCCCACCCGTAATGGGAGGGGTGTTGGTCGTGCTGTTCGGCACCATTGTCGTAGTGGGAATCAACAGCTTGGTGCAGTCTGGTAGTAACCTGCTGCAGTCGCGAAACATGATTATTGTGGGGGTGATTCTAGTGCTGGGGGCTGGGAATATGAGCCTAGCAATCGGCCAGTTTTCCTTGGAAGGCATTGGGCTTTCCAGCTTGATGGGGGTGCTGTTGAATAGTGCCCTGCCAAATCCTAGTCCCGGTGAATAG
- the aroH gene encoding chorismate mutase: MEDNSVSWKVRAIRGATTASENSVAAIREVVTELMLAIESENSLDVNEIISVTFSVTRDLDAVFPAAIARQRPNWDTVPLLDVQQMYVESDLDFCIRCLIHFNTPDPNQPIHHIYQRGARHLRPDWGFVKARVPTH, encoded by the coding sequence ATGGAGGATAATTCTGTGTCATGGAAAGTACGAGCAATTCGTGGGGCAACGACTGCTTCTGAGAATTCCGTTGCCGCAATACGGGAAGTCGTTACTGAGCTCATGTTGGCCATTGAGTCAGAAAATTCTCTGGATGTGAATGAGATTATTAGCGTAACGTTTTCTGTTACTCGGGATTTAGATGCCGTTTTCCCTGCAGCAATTGCTCGTCAGCGTCCCAACTGGGATACTGTCCCCCTGCTAGATGTGCAGCAAATGTATGTAGAAAGTGATTTGGATTTTTGTATACGCTGTTTGATTCATTTCAATACTCCTGATCCGAATCAACCGATTCATCACATCTACCAAAGAGGCGCCAGGCATTTACGTCCTGATTGGGGGTTTGTTAAAGCTAGAGTTCCCACTCACTAA
- a CDS encoding DMT family transporter, whose product MQFSLPDSQRFPNRLTLIAPFFLWGTAMVAMKGVLAHTTPLFMGGLRIAPAGLLVIGVALLLGKAQPKGWRAWLWISLFALVDVTLFQGFLALGLSHTSAGLGSVMIDSQPLVVALLALILYGERIGLWGWIGLGIGVGGISCIGLPDEWILQLGSGEWLQQDWQQFLSWPYLNQLTQSGEFLMLLAALSMAVGTVMIRQVCRYADPISATGWHMVIGGLPLFLGSGLWESEQWVHLTHMDWLSISYAAVFGSAIAYGLFFYFASKGNLTSLSSLTFLTPVFALIFGNLFLSEVLSPVQTFGVCLTLVSIYFVNQREQLPTLGELLSSLELRVLGTKKSKVAEITVRVDAKTTAK is encoded by the coding sequence ATGCAATTTAGTCTGCCAGACTCCCAACGCTTTCCCAATCGTCTGACCCTGATCGCACCTTTCTTCCTATGGGGAACGGCGATGGTTGCAATGAAGGGAGTTTTAGCCCACACCACTCCCCTTTTTATGGGTGGCTTGCGCATTGCACCCGCAGGGCTGCTGGTCATCGGAGTAGCCCTGCTACTGGGTAAAGCTCAACCCAAGGGATGGCGGGCTTGGCTATGGATATCGCTTTTTGCCCTAGTCGATGTCACCTTATTCCAAGGTTTTCTGGCATTAGGACTATCCCATACCTCTGCGGGGCTTGGATCTGTGATGATCGATTCACAACCCCTCGTGGTGGCCTTGCTGGCACTGATCCTCTACGGGGAGCGAATTGGGCTTTGGGGATGGATAGGATTAGGCATTGGTGTGGGCGGGATTAGCTGTATTGGGTTGCCGGACGAATGGATTTTGCAGTTGGGGTCTGGGGAATGGCTGCAACAGGACTGGCAGCAGTTTCTAAGTTGGCCATACCTCAATCAACTCACCCAAAGTGGAGAGTTTCTGATGCTGCTCGCGGCGTTATCCATGGCAGTGGGTACTGTGATGATCCGTCAAGTTTGCCGCTATGCCGACCCCATCAGTGCAACCGGTTGGCATATGGTCATTGGGGGGCTTCCCCTGTTTTTAGGATCTGGACTCTGGGAATCTGAGCAATGGGTCCATCTAACCCATATGGATTGGCTATCCATTAGCTATGCTGCTGTTTTTGGCAGTGCGATTGCCTATGGCCTCTTTTTCTACTTTGCGTCCAAAGGCAACTTAACTAGCCTCAGTTCCCTAACATTTTTGACGCCAGTCTTTGCCCTGATCTTTGGCAACCTGTTTTTGTCAGAAGTCCTCAGCCCAGTCCAAACCTTTGGCGTCTGCCTCACTCTCGTCAGTATTTATTTTGTTAACCAAAGAGAGCAGCTACCCACCCTGGGAGAGCTTTTGTCATCTCTAGAACTTCGGGTGTTGGGCACCAAAAAATCTAAGGTTGCTGAGATTACAGTTCGAGTAGATGCCAAAACTACCGCTAAATAA
- a CDS encoding CBS domain-containing protein, with amino-acid sequence MAISRPVVKDFMTPDPIAISPTDSLETVIKLLEDHRISGLPVVDDVNHVVGIISEGDLLVRESPMKPPLYMTLLGSVIYFESPKQFHQHMQKAFGMLVQDVMTNQPITTQPDMPLTSAANLMLTKKINRLPVVDKDQCLIGIITRHDLVCALKPAITSESPPD; translated from the coding sequence ATGGCTATTTCTCGTCCCGTGGTCAAAGACTTTATGACCCCAGATCCTATTGCTATCTCTCCCACAGATTCTTTAGAGACGGTAATTAAGCTGTTAGAAGACCACCGAATTAGTGGTTTGCCAGTTGTTGATGATGTAAATCATGTTGTTGGCATTATTTCTGAAGGTGATTTGTTGGTTAGAGAATCTCCTATGAAACCTCCTCTATATATGACATTGCTTGGAAGCGTGATTTATTTTGAGTCACCGAAGCAATTCCATCAGCATATGCAAAAAGCATTTGGGATGTTGGTTCAAGATGTGATGACAAACCAGCCGATCACAACTCAGCCTGATATGCCTTTGACGTCTGCGGCCAACTTGATGTTGACTAAGAAGATTAACCGTTTACCTGTGGTTGATAAAGATCAATGTTTGATAGGCATCATTACTCGTCATGATTTGGTTTGTGCATTAAAGCCTGCCATAACCTCTGAATCGCCCCCTGATTGA
- a CDS encoding EAL domain-containing protein yields MSKGTIICIDDDRLILNSLRDQLQRIIDDTYDIEVAESGGEALELFSELEVDQIAIPLVICDQNLPDMGGDSLLSYLQIQYPKTRKILLTGEANLDAVIHAVNSANLYRYIAKPWDETDLKLTVKAALKSHLQDEQLIEQNRTLRAVNSQLKGEIDERQLVQQKLQESEIRLESILNSLDDVVWSAAVEEFQLLYLNPAAEAVHGYPVSSFLSSPDLWLDVIHPADRHQMVHFFDQLLAAGSLNIEYRILRPDGEIRWLKNRGHVITDDQGRPSRLDGIIYDITEQKRAQAQLLHDAFHDELTGLPNRNLMMERISQSLKRQHRIPDYQFALLFIDLDRFKIINDSLGHLVGDQLLVAIAHLLENCLRTSDTVARLGGDEFTILLDGIQGIDDAIHVAERILETLKTPFQVGDHSVFTGSSIGIAYNSVQYDDATLLLRDADIAMYRAKSLGKGCFVVFSPEMHAQTLSLLKLERDLRSAVDRQELVLYYQPIIDLTTGDLSDVEVLVRWQHPERGLVMPSDFIPLAEETGLIVEIGQWVLQEACQTLRAYQQKFASATELKFSVNLSSEQLQDPNFIQIVDQVLSQSELDGQYLKLELTESMLMSHEEKHIKTLQQLRDRNITISLDDFGTGYSSLSYLYRFPLDTLKIDQSFVSRMISEPKDAEIVNTIISLARTLNMDVIAEGIETEDEALHLKKLGCERGQGYWFSPPMCQQKLEEHLQAGPQWRVQQQPIDPNLSVSAPSS; encoded by the coding sequence GTGAGCAAAGGCACGATCATTTGCATTGATGATGACCGATTGATTCTGAATAGTCTTCGAGATCAATTGCAGCGAATCATCGACGATACCTACGACATTGAGGTGGCAGAAAGTGGCGGAGAGGCCCTAGAGCTATTTTCTGAATTAGAGGTAGACCAAATTGCAATTCCCTTGGTCATTTGTGACCAAAATTTGCCGGATATGGGGGGGGATTCTCTCCTCAGCTATTTACAGATTCAATATCCGAAAACCCGAAAAATTCTGTTGACGGGTGAGGCTAATCTAGATGCTGTGATTCATGCCGTTAATTCTGCTAATTTATATCGTTACATCGCTAAACCCTGGGACGAAACTGACTTAAAACTAACGGTAAAGGCGGCATTAAAGAGCCATCTGCAAGATGAGCAGTTAATTGAGCAGAATAGAACTCTCCGAGCTGTGAATTCTCAATTAAAAGGAGAAATTGATGAGCGTCAGCTCGTACAGCAGAAATTGCAGGAGAGCGAAATCCGGTTAGAAAGCATTCTCAATTCATTAGATGATGTGGTGTGGTCAGCAGCAGTTGAAGAGTTTCAGTTGTTGTATTTGAATCCGGCGGCAGAGGCGGTTCATGGCTATCCTGTATCGTCGTTTCTCAGTAGTCCTGATTTATGGCTTGATGTGATCCATCCTGCAGATCGCCATCAAATGGTCCATTTCTTTGATCAATTGCTAGCAGCCGGTTCTCTGAACATTGAATACCGAATTTTGCGGCCCGATGGAGAAATCAGGTGGCTGAAAAACCGGGGCCATGTGATTACGGATGATCAAGGACGCCCCAGCCGCCTAGATGGAATTATTTACGATATTACGGAGCAAAAACGGGCTCAGGCTCAATTGCTCCATGATGCCTTTCATGATGAGTTAACGGGGCTGCCGAACCGTAATTTGATGATGGAGCGGATCTCTCAGTCCTTAAAGCGCCAACATCGCATTCCCGATTATCAGTTTGCATTGCTGTTTATCGATCTGGACCGATTTAAGATTATCAACGATAGTTTGGGACATCTTGTCGGTGACCAATTACTGGTTGCGATCGCACATCTGTTAGAAAACTGCTTGCGCACCTCTGATACCGTGGCTCGCTTAGGGGGAGACGAATTTACCATTCTCCTGGATGGCATTCAGGGCATTGATGATGCGATTCATGTGGCAGAACGTATTCTAGAAACCTTAAAAACACCATTTCAGGTGGGAGATCATAGTGTCTTTACCGGGTCCAGCATCGGTATCGCCTACAACTCCGTGCAGTATGACGATGCAACTTTACTCTTGCGGGATGCAGATATTGCCATGTATCGCGCTAAATCCTTAGGTAAAGGCTGCTTTGTGGTGTTTAGCCCGGAAATGCATGCCCAGACCCTGAGCCTGCTCAAACTGGAGCGAGATCTACGCTCTGCGGTCGATCGGCAAGAATTGGTGCTGTATTATCAACCGATTATTGACCTGACGACGGGAGACCTCAGCGATGTTGAGGTATTAGTCAGGTGGCAACATCCTGAGCGGGGGTTAGTGATGCCATCGGATTTCATCCCCTTGGCAGAAGAGACGGGGTTGATCGTGGAGATTGGTCAATGGGTTCTCCAGGAAGCTTGCCAGACCCTGCGGGCTTACCAACAAAAGTTTGCCTCTGCAACGGAGTTGAAATTTAGCGTTAATTTATCCAGCGAACAACTACAAGATCCCAACTTTATCCAAATTGTTGATCAGGTTTTATCTCAGTCAGAGTTAGACGGACAATATCTAAAGCTCGAACTTACAGAAAGTATGCTGATGTCCCATGAAGAGAAGCATATTAAAACCTTGCAGCAATTGCGCGATCGCAACATCACCATCAGTCTGGATGATTTTGGTACAGGCTATTCGTCCCTGAGCTACCTCTATCGATTCCCCCTAGATACCCTCAAAATTGATCAATCCTTTGTGAGTCGAATGATCTCTGAACCGAAAGATGCTGAGATTGTGAATACTATCATTTCCCTGGCTCGCACCTTAAATATGGATGTGATTGCCGAAGGCATTGAAACAGAAGACGAGGCTCTACACTTAAAGAAACTGGGCTGCGAACGAGGACAAGGATATTGGTTTTCTCCACCCATGTGTCAGCAGAAGCTGGAAGAGCACCTGCAAGCCGGACCCCAATGGCGAGTTCAGCAACAGCCCATAGACCCTAACCTATCCGTTTCAGCGCCATCTTCGTAG
- the sppA gene encoding signal peptide peptidase SppA, translating to MIWPFKGARKQIARLEIKGAIAGATRKHVLEALKTIEEKGYPVLLLRIDSPGGTVVDSHEIYSALIKLREKVKIVASFGNISASGGVYIGMGAEYIMANPGTITGSIGVILRGNNLERLLDKVGVSFKVIKSGPYKDILAFDRELTEPERQILQDLIDSSYSQFVEIVAEGRNLEVDAVKQFADGRVFTGQQALELGLVDRLGTEEDARCWAAELAGLDPEKAKCNTIEEEKSFWSKLLPGSRQSSLSVPPQVLNWVNFEIATNGLPLWLYRP from the coding sequence ATGATTTGGCCGTTTAAAGGTGCCCGCAAACAAATAGCCCGTTTAGAAATAAAAGGTGCGATCGCAGGAGCAACCCGAAAGCATGTATTGGAAGCCCTCAAAACCATTGAAGAGAAAGGCTATCCAGTGCTTCTCCTCCGCATCGATAGTCCAGGAGGAACGGTCGTTGACTCCCATGAAATTTATAGTGCCCTAATTAAACTGCGGGAAAAGGTCAAGATTGTTGCGAGCTTTGGCAATATTTCTGCTTCTGGCGGAGTTTATATTGGCATGGGGGCTGAATACATCATGGCTAACCCAGGCACTATAACTGGCAGTATTGGGGTGATTCTCCGAGGAAATAACCTGGAACGCCTTTTAGACAAGGTGGGCGTTTCCTTCAAAGTCATCAAGTCTGGCCCCTACAAAGATATTTTAGCCTTTGATCGAGAGTTAACCGAGCCGGAGAGGCAAATTCTCCAAGATCTGATTGATAGCAGCTACTCTCAATTTGTGGAGATTGTGGCAGAAGGGCGCAACTTAGAAGTGGATGCTGTCAAGCAGTTTGCTGATGGGCGCGTATTCACGGGACAACAAGCCCTTGAACTAGGCCTAGTGGATCGATTGGGAACGGAAGAAGATGCCCGGTGTTGGGCTGCTGAACTGGCAGGTCTCGATCCTGAAAAAGCTAAATGTAACACCATCGAGGAAGAAAAATCTTTTTGGAGTAAGTTGCTACCCGGTAGCCGGCAATCTTCGTTGTCTGTACCTCCCCAAGTTCTTAATTGGGTAAATTTTGAGATAGCAACGAATGGTTTACCCTTGTGGCTCTATCGACCTTAA